TGACGGACTCGAATGCCAACCACCTCGCCCGGGGTTTCGAGGCGCTGGAGTTCCTGGTGGTCCAGGACCTGTACTTCACGAACACGGCCCGCTACGCCGACGTGGTGCTGCCGGCCGCCGCGTCGCTGGAGAAGGAGGGCACCTTCACCAGCACCGAGCGCCGCATGCAGCGCCTGTACCAAGTCATGCCGCCCCTGAAGGGCACGCGGCCCGACTGGCAGATCTACATGGCGGTCGCGCAGCGCCTGGGCGTGACGTGGACGTACACGCACCCCGGCGAGATCATGGCCGAGATCGCCCGACTGTCGCCGTTCTTCGCCGGCGTGACGTACGAACGGCTGGAGGGCTACGGCTCGCTGTGCTGGCCGGTCGCGGAGGACGGCACCGACACGCCGCTGCTGTACACCGAGCGCTTCCACTTCCCCGACGGGAAGGCGAAGCTGCATCCCGCCGAATACCGCCCGCGCCAGCAGCCCCCGGGCGGTGAGTTCGACCTGCACCTGAACTCCGGGCGGATGCTGGAGCACTTTCACGAGGGGAACATGACCTTCCGTGTGCACGGCCTCGCCGAGAAAGTGCCGGACGCGTTCGTGGAGGTCAGTCCGGAACTGGCCGCCGAGCGCAACATCCAGAGCGGGCAGTGGGTGCGGCTGGTCAGTCCGCACGGCGCGATCCGCCTCCAGGCGCTGGTGACGGCGCGGGTCAGCGGCAATGAACTGTACGTGCCGCTGAACGCCCGCAAGGCCGAGAACGCCGTGAACTTCCTGACCGGCAGCCAGGGCGACGCGCAGACGCACACGCCCGCCTACAAGGACACCAGCGTCCGCATGGAACTCCTGCACGACGTCGGCGACAACCCGCTGCCCGCCACGAACCACCGCTGGGGCCACCCGACGCCGCAGAGTGGCGTGGAGGTCGAGCGCAAGTGGGCGCGGCCCGACTACGTGTACCCGGGCGGCGCACTGCCCATGCTCGGCGACAGCCTGAACGCCCGATCGGACGCCCTGGGCGCGGACGACTGACCCCACACCACCGGGAGATCCCATGGCGAAACCGCTTGAATTCACGCCCCGCACGCCCACCCCGCAGGAAACACTGCACGCCGGCGTAGAGGACTCCACCGACGCGCTGCTCGAAGGGCTGTATGTCCTGCGGCAGCTGCACGCGCACGGCGTGCTGGACGTGCTCGGCAAGACCGTGCGCGGCGGTGAGGGGCTGGTCGCGTCACTGCTGCACATCACCGGCGGCGAGAGCGGCACCACGCTGCTGCGCAATGTCACCGAGGTCGGCAAGACGCTGTCGGCCCTCGATCCGCGCGAGGTCAGCGTGCTGGGCCACGCGGTCACGGTCGGCGTGAGCGAGGGCGCGCGGCACGTGGCGGCCGGCAAGGGGCTCGGGCTGGGCGAGGTGCTGGGCCTGCTGAAAGACCGGGACGTGCAGGTGGCGCTCGGCGCGGTCTTTGCAGTGCTCAAGGGCGCGGGCCGTGCGCTGCGCGAGGCGGACGGCGAGATCGGCCAGACCGCGCACCAGGCCGAGGTCGGGCGCTGAGCGCAGACGATCCTGCGGTGATCCATCTGCCCGTCCGAACCTACCGGGAGGGGCAGTGGTACGCCCAGGACGATGCCGTGGCGGTCGAGGAGCCGCTGGAGCTCCGCCTGCACACCCCGCACGGGCCGGTCGCGCTGGGCGTGCTGATGCGCACCCCAGGCCATGACCGCGAGCTACTGCTGGGCTGGCTGGTGGCCGAGGGCCTGCTACCGACCGGGT
This region of Deinococcus metalli genomic DNA includes:
- a CDS encoding DUF1641 domain-containing protein, which translates into the protein MAKPLEFTPRTPTPQETLHAGVEDSTDALLEGLYVLRQLHAHGVLDVLGKTVRGGEGLVASLLHITGGESGTTLLRNVTEVGKTLSALDPREVSVLGHAVTVGVSEGARHVAAGKGLGLGEVLGLLKDRDVQVALGAVFAVLKGAGRALREADGEIGQTAHQAEVGR